The Gopherus evgoodei ecotype Sinaloan lineage chromosome 11, rGopEvg1_v1.p, whole genome shotgun sequence nucleotide sequence acaatacCCACCCCCAATAACTTgcaactgccccccccccgcaaataCTTTTTGGATCAGCACCCCaacaattacaacacagtgaaattaCAGGTTTAAATGGCTGAAgtcatgaaattcaaaatttttgaaatcctctgaccatgaaattgatcaaaatggaccttGAATTTGATAGGGTCCTAGTTAGGTTCTTAAGAATAAAGGACAAGGTAAATGCATACACTGTATATCGTTTTCGGCTAGTTATGACATTAAATTCACAACTTCCTCTCTTTACACTACGGACATTTTTAAAGTAAGACAATATAACTTCCTCTGAGGAAAATATCTACCAAATGTGAAAGAGCCAGTTGTGTGCTtgcaaagaacaaaataaaacaggCAGCTTTTTCACGGTTAGATTTCAGCCATggggaattaaaaacaaacaaaacaaaaaaacccaactccccCTCCACCTATGAgataataaatgtaaaataatttctTCCATATTCCAATTTTTACGAATAATAAATGCAGAGAAGTATGTGTCTAACATAAAATGTTCCGTGTGAGCTCTACATGGATTGGATTCTGGCTATACGAGGCACTCTCCATCGCCTGCTACTGGGGCAGTTATTGTCAGAAGTAGTAATCAAGTAGACATGCCCTAGCAATAAATGAACTGAGTAACAAGCTCCCCCTTGTTTCTAAAGAACCTGCGTGTTTACTAAATAAGGCTGCTATTTAAGACAAGGTGTTTTTAGACTCCTTTGAACTGCAGAAGCACTGAAAGAACCATAGGAATGCATACCTAGCAAGCCAGTTTCTATACCAtcttcattcttctctttctcAGAGCGCAAATCTACAGAGAGAGCAATCAGTTATGAAGCGTTTTCTAACAGCAATTTCGGAAAACACCAGCAGGTGCTCACAGTGCCCCATCTACCCAGCAAGGATATGGACATCACCGCTGGTTCTCCCAGTAGTTGTCCTTAAAGAGGGCAGCAGAGAGACAGCAGTTACTAATATCCAAAGCTACACAAAGCTCTCCCAGGCCCGCGCCCTGCACCACGGTAGCCGCAGCGCTGGGCTCGGACTGGCGGGACCTGGGTTTAATCCCCACCTCACCGAAACGACCCCCTCCGTGGCCGGGAGAGACATCCCGACTGCAAGCAGGACCGATCCCACCGGCTCGCGGTCCTCTCACCTTTGAGCACGAGGCACGCGATGGCCAGGAGGAAAGCGAGGGCGGAGACGGCCAGGAGGCAGCACAGCATCGAGCAGGCCCGGGCCGGCCAACGTTTTCCCCCCGGCAGAGCCATCAACACGCCATTCCGCTTGTGGGGCAGCGGCGGCAACGGGGCCCCGCCCTGAGACACAGACACACCGCTcgctgcctcctcctcttcctcctcctcctcctgcagcaggTCGGCCTGCAGACTCCGAGCCACCACTCCGCCCCCCAACCAGGGCGTCCCGCGGGTCGCCCCCCGCCTGCTGAACCGGCCCAGCCGCCCGCTGTCGCCCACAGCCAGGGACATGGCGGAGCCTGGAATCCGCCGGCCGGGAGGCGCGAAAGACGGGCCACAGGCTCAGTCAACTCGAGGCGGGGTTGCCCAAGTTGACTCCTACTCCTCTTGCGTCACCAGGCACCTACCAACCAGACTGCCCAGGGGGTGGCTAGGAGAGACTAGCAGAAACCGCTGACCCGGAACAGACTAGAAAAGACTGAACGCGGCATGTACCAACTCATGTCCGCGAAGGGGAAGACAAGATAACGTCTGTAACGAGGCACCTACCAACTCGCCCCCGAGGGGTGGTTGAGGACGGCGCACGCGTATCATTGCTAGGCGACTAAGGAAAGCGCACTTCTCGCCCCCCTCCTTAAGTGTCAGTAGTTCCTTCTAGCTTCCTTAGCCCCGCCTGCATCGCCCACGTGACCCCTTTCCCAGCGTTCCCTCCACTCGTCCCCCCCACCGCAGTTTCTTCCCCCTCGCGAGCTCCGGAGGCCAGCGCGAGCAATCCTCGCGCGTCCTCTCCCCCGGTGAGCGACGGCCCCCAGCGCGCTCGACCGCcctttcttcccccttcctccagccGTCCGCGTTCCCTCGTCTGGCGCGACCCCCCTCGTGTGCCCGATTCCGGcgcgactcttttctcccccGCTCCCCGCGGCGCTGGGCCTCTTTAGGCGCCCGATCCCGGCCAGGGTCCCCTGGTTCCTGCCTGCCGGTCGCCGCTAACGGTTTCGTATACGGCTTCCAGGGGGGACTCCGCGCGTCCATCCGTGTGCCGGGCTGGGCCGGGGCTCGCGATGTCGGGCGGGGACTCGGCGGCTGCTGCGGCCTCCCCTCAGCCGCTCCCCTTCTCCTTGCCGAAGCCCCCTCCCCTCATGCAGCTGACGCCGGGGGACGCCGTCCGCCCCGTTGCTTCCGCTGCGGACCAATCGCCGAAGAGTTCCCGGTTGGGAGGCCGCCCGGATTGGCCGGGTGGGAAGCCTGTCAGCCTCCTGGCTCCGCTTCTCCCGCCCCGCGGTGAGCCCGAGCCTCTGATGCCCTTTGGTCCCTCGTCCCGGCAGCAGCTTAGAGGGAGGCTTCTTGGCAGGTGTGGCGGGGGGAGCCTCCTGAACCCCTCGATGAGGCCGGGCGGAGTGGATAGAGGATCTCTCATGGTAAGTGAAGGGTTAAAcgctgcagaggggagggggcggggaccTGCCTGGCagcgtggggggtggggagatggctCCCGGCTGCATCCTGGAGGGGGACACCTCTGTGGGCGTGTAACACCATGGGAACAGCCCTACTCCCTTTCTTGGGAGCCTGGGCTAGAGCCCGAAGGGAACCCAGAGCAATAAGAGCTTGGTGGCATCCTCTCAGGCCTTTCTTAGAAGCCCCTTCAAGGGAGTTATAGGGTCAGCCACAGTAGGACTACTGCAGCCTGAGCCATGCACATGGGGACACTAATGCATCTCTAATGGTTCCTATTGGAGTTAGAGAGAGGGGTCCTTTGTCCCTTTGTAGGGCTGACTTCTTCTCCCACTAAGCTCCTCTTAGACtgtatgctctttggggcagagactctaGCACTTTCTTTGTGAAAAATGCCACATGCCCTTCAGGGGCTATCTGAGGCAGAGTTCTGAATGTAGTTTGCCTCCCTGCATTTCTGCCTTGAGGGCCTAGGATTAATAGTTCATGGAGAatgtttaagcagcaaagaatcctgtggcaccttatagactaacagacgttttggagcttgaactttcgtgagtgaatacctacttcgtcagatgcatgcatgcatctgatgaagtgggtattcacccacaaaagctcatgcttcaaaatgtctgttagtctataaggtgccacaggattctttgccgcttttacagatccagactaacatggctacacctctgatactggAGAATGTTTGTTTCTCTAGTCAGCACTGCAAAGAGCTGGTCTATGTGAGATCCCTAGGAGAGCGTGGCAAGTTCAGTGTTATCGCTGGGATGAGATGTTCTCCTCACAATGAAACTGAGAGAACGGCTTGTAGGTCTGGGGGCAACTGGTTGGTAGTTACACCTGAGAGAAAAAGGGGAGGAAAATGGCCTGAGATCAGAAAGGATAAATGTTCTTGCCTATCTAGGGGTGCGAGGGAACTGGGCAGACTTTCTCTCCACCCATTGATTATTTGTATAACATCTGGAGTTAAAGAAATGAATAAGTTGCTGTGTCTACTGCAAGATCTAAACTTGCTCAGGAGTTTTAAAAGTACTTTGTGTTACTTCCTAAATGTGCAGTTTATCAATATGTGCTTTACTACTAACCTAAAATTTTCAAGTTAATCTCTCTCAATTTTATTATCCTGGTGGGACAATAATATTACATATAATCCAGCACAATAAGTACGATAAGCAGAGAAAAGTACAATTATATTTTACAATACCAGTTGATGTTATATTGTTAGCTAAGCGAATGTTGGTATATTGAAATAGGGAGACTTTTGCAAGATAGTCACAGTGGTGTGATTTTTAACTTATCTAAatcatttttcaatattttaaaaccttTCATATTTCCATAAACCATAGCTTTCAACATTCAAAAAGTTCTGCAAGAATCCATTGAAATTCAAGTACAAAAATAATGGCAAAGCCATCTGCTTATTCTTTCAGTTTAACCAGGGTCTTCGATATTATTGAAGGAAGGAATCACAATGGAGATATGTCtctctgtttgtttatgtaactaaaaagtgatttaaaaagttACCTTTCACtgacaaaatattgaaaattacTATTTTAATTATTAGGTGTCACTTCTGCTTTAAAGCCAAAATAACTATGGTGGATCAGTACAAGGTCAATCTTTTAAAATGTACGTCTATGATAAGATGGAGAAAATGTAATCACTGACCATATTCTGATCTGTACAGATATGTCATTTCTGTGTCTATTCTACTTTCTTTTAAGATTTTGAGTTGATGTTACTTTGACATCTTTTGATGAACATGCTAGTAATTTTATGAATAAATCACTATGGAGGCAAGTGGCCTGTACAAAGTGAACTTCCATACCGTTTCACATTCTTGTAGATCACAATTCTGTCCTAACCTGGGTCTCCTAGTGCCAGTAATATTACCTTGCTAAGTATAGATTCAGCAGTAGGTTACTTTTTCACTAATTTTTAGTGGCGATAATCTTCCTTTAGAACTATTGTTTATTGTAAAAGTGGTTTTGGCTGTAAAAAATTTAATGTATGATATAGATTTTTGTAGAAAAGATATAGAGAGAATTTACTGGAGCTAATCTACAAGCAGCAGCATTGACATGACAGTAAACGtaaaggtagaaaggaaaagatctgtttcttttttccttgCCTGTATATATTTCCATTAAGTGTAGTCAGATGGAATAGCATATAAAAATGTTTGCATCTGTAGGTGTATTGGGCGTTTGTGTTATAGCTACGCATTGAGGGACTTTTCCAGGTTTTTTCTCTGTATTCTACTGGAATTTTTAAGTAAATTCACTAACTTCATATAGATGAACGATTTCTGTCAATCTTAGGTATCTAGTCTTCTAGACTGTGCTCTGTTTTAGAGCTGTGTCATGAACGGTTAAGCATTTTGATGTAGTTAATTTTCTCTGTATTTTCCTTCATCAGAAGATAAGACAGATAAAGGACCAAATTCCTTCTGTGATGGCATGTTTATCATGCACCTGTTCTTTGTTATTCCATTTCTACAGTTTGTGCTTTCATGTTGATATCTTCATTTATTAACACTGTTTTTCAGATGGGGCACCCAGGCATGCCGCATTATCCACCTATGGGAATGCACCCAATGGGCCAGAGACCACCGAATATGCCACCAGTTCCACATGGAATGATGCCTCAGATGATGCCTCCAATGGGAGGACCACCAATGGGGCAGGTAAGGCAGCTTATCTGTGTTGTCCACACCCTATCCCCGCCCCCCCAACAATGATCTGAGAATTCTAAAGACAGGTAAGTCTCCCAGAGTTGCTTGGAAATAATGTTAATAGTCATTAAAATGTAGTGTTTCTATAGCATCATCCATTGGTAATGCAGAAACTACATTTGTAACAAAAAGTAATGAAATTATCTTGtgatttcaaaatttaaaatgaaaagatcTAGTACTTGAATTCATAACTTCTGTTATTGTTAGGTTAGACAGTATTCTGTTAGTCTTTCAGGACAAATAAGTTGCATCTAGCAGTGTGCAGTTCTAAAAACCAAAAatcctgaaaacaaacaaaaacctcccCTTTAGCAAGAGACTGTAGTGTGATAATGTTGAAGCTTTGACTCTGTGCTAAGAAAGTCTTATAACCTGTAATTTTCTTCTATCCCTGGAGATGGAGGGAAGAAATGTAAAATTATTTGGTGCTGTTTTACACTTCTGTGACATACTGTTATTTTTGCCCTGTTGTCAGCATGATGCATGTCTTGAAAAATAAACTCAGCCACTCAGTGGCAAGTATAAAACATTGTTGGCAAGTAAAGGTGCCTAAACTTCACATTTGTATAATTGTAAGCTTTCTATTTTTAACAATGAAAGGTCCTGTCCCTTATTAAGTAAGTTCTGAATTTGAAATGAGGCAGTTCCTTTTCTGAATATGCAGAAGTCTCTAGTGTTGCTTCTGGTGATCCTGGCTTTCCTAAATAAAAGCAGAGTCAAAATGAGAAGACCaaggggtgggaaggtgggggcaCACCCTTCCTGCGACCATTGTGAGGAAGCTAAAGCAGATTCAAAATTACAAGATGTCTACTAGAAGGAAGCCAGTATGAAAGATGGAGCCTTCTGCGAAAGGTCCAGGGACAGCGCCATGATAGGAATTTAATCACCTCCCTTCCCAGAGTGTTGGGGCAACCCCTGAATCTTAATGCCTTGGAGGGTGGCTCACCTACCCTATTAGTAGATGTAGGCCTGAAGGGTGTCTGGTACGTTTTTCATGCTGCAATACATAGTATGACAGTCTGTTATATTGGATACATACCTGCTGCAAAGCGTAATGCAGTTTAAAAAGACAAAGGCAGATGGAGATGGGGTGATACAATGTGAAAACAAAGTGATTAGGTTGCTCATAGGCACATGTCTTACCAATtatgagcattttttaaaataataaacacacTAGTCAATCCCCTTGTCGTCTCTTACCCAAACGTTTTCAgacagagtcccattgcccttgTGTCCCCTTCATCCATCATCTTTCCCCTTCTGTCCATGTAATGAGCAGTTCCCACATAGTGTAATAAAT carries:
- the ARL6IP6 gene encoding ADP-ribosylation factor-like protein 6-interacting protein 6 isoform X1, translated to MSLAVGDSGRLGRFSRRGATRGTPWLGGGVVARSLQADLLQEEEEEEEEAASGVSVSQGGAPLPPLPHKRNGVLMALPGGKRWPARACSMLCCLLAVSALAFLLAIACLVLKDLRSEKEKNEDGIETGLLGFWGLFVLALMTGLSCCSFSWTVTYFDSFEPGMFPPTPLSPARFKRLTGHSFHMGYSMAILNGIVAALTIVWCLI
- the ARL6IP6 gene encoding ADP-ribosylation factor-like protein 6-interacting protein 6 isoform X2 — protein: MSLAVGDSGRLGRFSRRGATRGTPWLGGGVVARSLQADLLQEEEEEEEEAASGVSVSQGGAPLPPLPHKRNGVLMALPGGKRWPARACSMLCCLLAVSALAFLLAIACLVLKDLRSEKEKNEDGIETGLLGFWGLFVLALMTGLSCCSFSWTVTYFDSFEPGMFPPTPLSPARFKL